In Deinococcus aquiradiocola, the sequence AAGGCGGCGCTGCTGCTGGAGCTCGGCTGGCCGCAGAACGAGGCGGACCAGGGGAGGCTCGCCGATCCGAACCGGACGGGGCAGATGGCGACCGCGCTCGCCCGGGCCGTCGCGACGTACCTCACGGCGCGCGCCAACGCGGGGCAGTCGTGAGACCGCTCTTCTCGGTGTTCAACGTGCTGGCGCTCGTGCTGCTCGGCCTGAGCGCCCTGTCCCTTAGAATGGTGCAGCAGCCGCCCGCCACCCCGAAAGCGCCGCGCCTGGAACTCGCGCAGCTGGAGTCCCGCAAGGTCACGCTGTACTTCAGTGACGCGCAGGTGCGCGGGTACGTGCGCAGCAGCCGCGACGTGCAGGTCGCGCAGGGCACGCCGCTCGCGCTGGCGCAGGCGGCCGTGAACGCGTGGGCGGGCGGTCCCGGCGACAAGCCCGGCAGC encodes:
- a CDS encoding GerMN domain-containing protein; this encodes MRPLFSVFNVLALVLLGLSALSLRMVQQPPATPKAPRLELAQLESRKVTLYFSDAQVRGYVRSSRDVQVAQGTPLALAQAAVNAWAGGPGDKPGSAVAVLPKGSAAPTVWLRGDHFVVDLPQAYTNLNYGVSGERMLLCTLTRTLLEQRGKDVMFLVGGRNADTLLGHADLHAPYAREDCSDE